The following is a genomic window from Planococcus sp. MSAK28401.
TTGAATACAAAAAATTGATGGCTGAAATCGAGAAATTGAAGTTTCATAATATTAGTTTGCTGACGCTTGTCGGGTTGTTAAATGACGAGAAGATGCAGGAACCGACCATTCATTAAACTGTGGTTACTTATGATTTGTCTAAGCACGATTTACGGGAGTTCACTCGGCTTATTCAGAGCTACACAGGAAATAATTTTGCTTTGGAGCAAAAAGCGTTGCTGATTAATCCGGTTTTTAAGCGAACTAACCTTCTCGCGATTGTGAAGTCATTGGTGGCTTCAGGCATGTTTGAAGCGAGGGAGCAAGAAATTTTAAACTCCTATGAGGGGTGAAAAGGGGAGGATGAGATGAGAAATAAGCAGCAAGAGATGAAAGATGTCCAACCGATCCGGTCACTGGAAAAGATTGAGGACATGAAATGGAGCTTGAAGAAATGGTGCAGCGAACGAGATTACATCCTGTTTCTCCTGGGCATCAATTCCGGGTTGCGTGTCGGGGATCTGTTAAAGATTAAAACGAGCGAGATCCAGGGCAAAAAGGTGGTGTCGTTGCGTGAAGGGAAAACCGGAAAACGTCGGACGATCCACCTCGGCAACATTTACGACGAACTGGATGCTTATATTCGCACATTAGAAGGCGCTGAGTGGCTTTTTCCGAGTCGAAAGGGAAATGGACCCATTACGCGTGTTCAAGCGTACAGACAGCTTCAGAAGGCCGCACAGATGGTCGATATCTCGATAGGCATCGGCACGCACACCTTGCGCAAAACATTCGGCTATTGGCATTACAAGCAGTTTAAAGATATTGCCGAGCTGCAGAATATCTTGAACCATGCGCATCCGCAGATTACCTTGCGTTACATTGGCATCACCGATGAGCAAATCGAGAGCAATTTAAAAGCGTTTCGCCTGTAAAACTCCTAGCATTTTTCTGCGGAGTTTTTTTTGTCAAAAAACGGGTTCTAAGGGGGTTCTAATCGACTTTAAGTATGAACCCCTAGTTCTACTCGGTTTTGGCATTAGAATCGGTTTAAAGGGAGTTCTGTGCGTTTTAAAGATGCATTGCTGAGGTGATTTGCTTTGTCTTTGTGAAATACGACAGTTTAAATACAAACTTGGAGGAGATTCGTTGCTTGTTTTGAACTATTACTTTTTCGGTCCCACTTGTTTGCCCACCACCGGTACGCGCGCGTACGCGTGTTGTTGGTGTTTTAATTACTTTGTTTTAAATGTTTTAACTGTTTTAGGACGTCTGAAACCCTTGGTATGACTGAGCTGAAAGAGTTTAACTATTACCTTTTCGATTCAAACTATTACTTTTTCGATTCGAACTATTACCTTTTCGATTCGAAACTATTACCTTTTCGATTCGAACTATTACCTTTTCGATTCGAAATATGAAAAATTAAAAAATTAGTAATAAAACCTTTTACATATGGATTCATTGATGATATTATCGATTTAAACATTACTTTTAAAAATTTAAGTAATATTAATTTAGGGGACGTGACTTGATGAATCAAAATTACGTGGTGACTCAGGGAAACAATTTGATTGAAGCTAGACATAAAAAGCCGTTAACTGCACGAGAACAAAAAATTATTCTTACTATGGTTAGCATGATTGAGCCTACAGATGGGGATTTTAAAGACTACATAATTTCTGTTCGTGATTTTCATGAAATGCTAGGACTTGAGGGAAGAGAACACTACACAGAAATTAAAAAGATAGTAGAAAGTTTAATGACAAAGGTAGTAGAGATCCCTTTAGAAGATAAAGGATGGCTAATGACTCACTGGGTATCTACTGCAAGATATGTAGATGGTTCTGGAGTGATACAGATTCGTTTTGCACCTGAGTTAAAACCTTACTTACTGCAACTCAAAGACACTTTTACTTCGTACAAGTTGAATAATATTTTGTCGCTTAAAAGCGTGTATGCTATTCGGCTCTACGAATTAATGAAAAAGTGGCAAACTGTTG
Proteins encoded in this region:
- a CDS encoding tyrosine-type recombinase/integrase, coding for MRNKQQEMKDVQPIRSLEKIEDMKWSLKKWCSERDYILFLLGINSGLRVGDLLKIKTSEIQGKKVVSLREGKTGKRRTIHLGNIYDELDAYIRTLEGAEWLFPSRKGNGPITRVQAYRQLQKAAQMVDISIGIGTHTLRKTFGYWHYKQFKDIAELQNILNHAHPQITLRYIGITDEQIESNLKAFRL